The genomic DNA TGAGCCGACAGTAAGGCAATTTCTTGACTCTTTTGATAATCTGCTTTTAAGTTGGTTAAAGCAGATTGCAACTCTCTAATCATTGTTGCCAGCTCTAATTGAGTGGATTGCATCAGCTCTACTTGCTCTCCACGCTGACGCTGGCTCTGTTGGCTTTGCTCGTTCTGTGTTTCTAAGGTTGTTATTTCCGATGTGAGCTCGGTAACCTGAATTTGGCGCTGGTTGTTTTCGAAATATAAGAATAGATTGGCTAATAAAGACATCAATAGCGCAACCATTGAAAAGATCATTTTTTGAGTCGATGTCATACTGGACAATGCGTCATCCTATTGCTGAATGCTGTTGAATCACTGGTTATATCATAGTTTATTCTATGATTTACGAAATCAGGTTGATAATGCCATAGTGATGCTTGCAGATGAACGAATTATTTGGTGAAGTAGAGCGAGCTCTCCAATAACTATAAAAATAGCGTAAGGAAAAACTATGAATTACCGTACACCGCTTGAAATGTTACGAAGCCATGCTGAAAATTCGGGCGATAGACCCTTTCTTCATCAACCGGCGAACCGCCAATGGCGCATTATTACTTGGAAAGAATCGTTAAGGCAGGTGCAAGTGATTGCGGCTGGTCTCCAAGCTCAAGGCTTACAGCCAGGTGATAAGGTGGCCATATTAGCGAAAAACTCAGCGGAATGGTTTCTGGCCGATTGGGCCATAATGATGGCCGGCATGATCAGTGTGCCTATTTATTCGACTGCCGGTGAAAGCACTCTTAAATATATTCTAGAGCACAGTGAAGCCAAAGCCGTGTTTGTTGGTAAATTAGACGATGTTACCGCCGCAAACAATGTGCTCGATGGCTCTATCCCTCGCATTGCATTTCCTTACCCAACAGCCAACGCTGATATGCAGTGGAATCAGTGGTTGCAAGATTATCAGCCGATAGAAAACCCAGTAGACCCAAGCCTTGATGACATTATGAGTATTGTCTATACATCAGGCAGTACCGGAAACCCGAAAGGCGTTATCATCACCTTCAAAAATTTTGCATCGGTCAGCGAAACACACTCTAAGTCTATGGAGTTAGGTCCAGAAGATCGAGCGGTGTCTTATTTACCTTTGGCGCACATTACGGAGCGCGGCGTTATTCAAGGGCCAAGTCTGTACGGCGGTGGCAAGATTTACTTTGTAGAGTCGTTAGACACCTTTGTTGATGATTTAAAGTACGCACAGCCGACCTTATTTTTATCGGTACCAAGACTGTGGACGCGTTTTCAATCGGGCGTTTATGAAAAACTACCGGCTAAAAAACTCGAAAAACTCCTTAAAATACCGTTGATCGGTAAATTAATTGCTAAGAAAGTTCGAACTGGATTAGGGCTCAACAGCGCTCGACTTTTTGGCTCGGGTTCAGCGCCTATTTCACCGAGTATTTTACAATGGTATACCACCATCGGCGTGAATATTTGTGAAGGTTGGGGAATGACCGAAACAACGGGTCTTTCTTGCACTAACTTGCCATTTGAGGCTAGCCGCATAGGTACGATCGGCATGCCGTGTGATTGCGTTGAGATGTCACTGTCAGATGAGGGTGAAATTATAATTAAAGGCGATGCTGTATTTAAGGAATACTATAAAAACCCAGAAGCCACAGCCGAAGCCTTCACCGACGGATGGTTCCATACGGGTGACCGTGCCTTGAAGAACCCTGATGGCAGCTTCAAAATTATTGGGCGCGTTAAAGAAGAGTTCAAGACCGGCAAAGGCAAATACGTTGCACCGGTTCCTATTGAATCTTTATTAGCTTCTAATGCTAATATTGAGCAAATATGCGTCATGGGGACGGGTCGAAAGCAACCTGTTGCGGTCATAGTATTGGCTGAGCATTTACAAAATGCGGAACGTGCGCCAATTCGTGAATCTCTTCAAGAAACGCTTACTTCGGTGAATGAAAAATTAGAGTCTCATCAAAAGCTTGATTGCCTCATTGTCGCGAAAGATGCTTGGACAATTGAGAATCAGTATTTGACGCCT from Reinekea marina includes the following:
- a CDS encoding AMP-binding protein, whose translation is MNYRTPLEMLRSHAENSGDRPFLHQPANRQWRIITWKESLRQVQVIAAGLQAQGLQPGDKVAILAKNSAEWFLADWAIMMAGMISVPIYSTAGESTLKYILEHSEAKAVFVGKLDDVTAANNVLDGSIPRIAFPYPTANADMQWNQWLQDYQPIENPVDPSLDDIMSIVYTSGSTGNPKGVIITFKNFASVSETHSKSMELGPEDRAVSYLPLAHITERGVIQGPSLYGGGKIYFVESLDTFVDDLKYAQPTLFLSVPRLWTRFQSGVYEKLPAKKLEKLLKIPLIGKLIAKKVRTGLGLNSARLFGSGSAPISPSILQWYTTIGVNICEGWGMTETTGLSCTNLPFEASRIGTIGMPCDCVEMSLSDEGEIIIKGDAVFKEYYKNPEATAEAFTDGWFHTGDRALKNPDGSFKIIGRVKEEFKTGKGKYVAPVPIESLLASNANIEQICVMGTGRKQPVAVIVLAEHLQNAERAPIRESLQETLTSVNEKLESHQKLDCLIVAKDAWTIENQYLTPTLKIKRTDLEDHYRTIAMKGELSSVIWEDEV